A window of Paremcibacter congregatus contains these coding sequences:
- a CDS encoding AMP-binding protein, whose protein sequence is MNIAIHMTRAGQVYREYPAIAEGDILLSNYGDLAHRVACIATALRQEYGLQVGDRVALILRNCPEYLELLYGCWHAGLVTVPINAKLHPSDFAYILANSGAKLCFASPGLGGTVRKIDGVVLEEVIDVPGKNYSGFLNHAPSPVVYRAPEETAWLFYTSGTTGQPKGATLSHRNLLSMCHCYFSDVDSGGPWGAFLHAAPMSHGSGLYGLAHVMQGSCHVIPESGGFDPAEIYDLIESWPGVSFFAAPTMVKRLLDFPDERDTRNLKTIIYGGGPMYVEDCLAGLKRFGPKLAQLYGQGESPMTITALNAALHQDSDHPRWRDRLASVGVAQSAVEVRIADEAGSFLPVGEVGEVVVRGDTVMTGYWNNPQATAETVKEGWLYTGDYGVLDADGFLTLKDRSKDVIISGGTNIYPREVEEVLLRHPAIEEVSVIGRPDREWGETVVAYVVVCSDAATDQVALEDFCLTHMARFKRPKFYRFVEQLPKNNYGKVLKTTLRKWDQTDEV, encoded by the coding sequence ATGAATATTGCCATCCATATGACGCGGGCGGGTCAGGTCTACAGAGAATATCCGGCTATTGCGGAAGGCGACATCCTGTTGTCGAATTACGGTGATCTGGCCCATCGTGTGGCCTGTATCGCCACGGCGTTGCGCCAGGAATATGGCTTACAGGTAGGTGATCGGGTGGCGTTAATCCTGCGCAACTGTCCGGAATATCTTGAATTGCTTTATGGGTGCTGGCATGCAGGTCTGGTGACGGTTCCGATCAATGCCAAACTGCATCCAAGCGATTTCGCCTATATTCTCGCCAATAGTGGAGCAAAACTGTGTTTTGCCTCGCCGGGTCTGGGGGGGACAGTCCGGAAAATAGACGGTGTCGTTCTTGAAGAGGTGATTGATGTGCCGGGCAAAAACTACAGCGGTTTTCTTAATCACGCGCCTTCTCCTGTGGTGTATCGCGCACCGGAAGAGACCGCCTGGCTGTTTTATACCAGCGGCACCACCGGCCAGCCCAAAGGGGCAACGCTTAGTCACCGCAATCTTCTGTCCATGTGTCATTGTTATTTTTCTGATGTCGATTCGGGAGGACCCTGGGGCGCATTTCTGCATGCGGCGCCCATGAGCCACGGGTCCGGTCTCTACGGTCTGGCTCATGTGATGCAGGGCAGCTGTCATGTGATCCCGGAAAGCGGCGGTTTCGATCCAGCGGAAATATATGATCTGATTGAAAGCTGGCCGGGGGTGAGTTTTTTTGCCGCGCCGACAATGGTCAAGCGGTTGCTGGATTTTCCAGATGAACGGGATACCCGCAATCTGAAAACGATTATTTACGGCGGGGGACCCATGTATGTGGAAGATTGTCTCGCGGGATTGAAGCGTTTCGGTCCCAAACTGGCCCAGTTGTATGGCCAGGGGGAAAGCCCGATGACCATTACCGCCCTGAATGCCGCCTTGCATCAGGACAGCGACCATCCGCGGTGGCGGGACCGGTTGGCGTCTGTTGGTGTCGCCCAGAGTGCGGTCGAGGTGCGGATCGCGGATGAGGCGGGTTCTTTCCTGCCGGTCGGCGAGGTCGGCGAGGTCGTGGTGCGGGGCGATACAGTGATGACGGGATATTGGAATAACCCGCAGGCGACGGCGGAAACGGTGAAGGAAGGCTGGCTGTATACAGGAGATTACGGGGTTCTGGATGCGGATGGCTTCCTGACCCTGAAAGATCGTTCCAAGGATGTTATCATATCAGGCGGCACCAATATTTACCCTCGGGAGGTGGAAGAGGTTCTGTTGCGTCATCCTGCGATAGAAGAGGTGTCGGTGATTGGACGTCCGGACCGGGAATGGGGGGAAACGGTTGTGGCTTATGTGGTGGTTTGTTCTGATGCGGCAACAGACCAGGTGGCGTTGGAAGATTTCTGTCTGACGCATATGGCCCGCTTCAAACGGCCAAAATTTTACCGCTTTGTTGAACAACTGCCGAAAAACAACTATGGCAAGGTGCTGAAAACCACCCTGCGGAAATGGGACCAGACCGATGAGGTCTGA
- a CDS encoding hydantoinase/oxoprolinase family protein has protein sequence MMKYALAIDIGGTFTDVVLIRSDGSSWTDKTLTTHHDLLEGFFRAAGLALGRAGIELKDVDDVVVHATTVVTNVLIERKGDVTAMIVTEGFRDVLYIRDEHRYDMFDPQIEYPDPLITRDVTWGVKERIYADGTVGQDVDEAAVREVAREMMAKKVVSVAVCLLNSYCNPANEQEIRRILNDEAPEIYVTLSSDVAPQMREYLRASTTAVNAYAVPITRPYLNALIEKLKETGITNEPLIMLSNGGVIGARVAGTFPVRMIESGPAAGALVAGHIARKYGFDNLISFDMGGTTAKACLIQDGSPLVVGDFEVDRQYLFKPGSGMPVTVPSIDMIEIGAGGGSIARVDSLGLLKVGPDSAGSNPGPACYGRGGTSACVTDADVVLSILDPDNFLNGDMKLDITKSEQAIQQLADKLDLSLRETAWGIFSVVGESMAAAARAHATDRGINYRGLPLLAFGGAGPVHACYVADRLESTQVIYPPMASVLSAFGTLVTPARLDLVRGGLSKLKDLDWSGIVRTIETMLLEGEAALMEAGITREAVAYEFAADMRYSGQQTEVTVSLESDPRDTRDPDLFRNRFEQQYAALYGVCLDDMDVEVVNWRVTAHGGNTGREVNIKLPDSPADAKSTRAVYLEDRAVDVPVYDRRALAAGQEIEGPVIIEERETTAFILPGWTMSVHTDGSLIATKQEQGDQ, from the coding sequence ATGATGAAATATGCCCTTGCAATTGATATTGGCGGAACCTTTACAGATGTTGTTTTGATCCGCAGTGACGGCAGCAGCTGGACCGACAAGACCCTCACCACACACCATGATCTGCTCGAGGGTTTCTTTCGCGCAGCCGGACTCGCGCTTGGTCGGGCCGGGATCGAACTGAAAGATGTGGATGATGTTGTGGTTCACGCCACCACGGTCGTGACCAATGTGCTGATCGAACGTAAAGGCGATGTAACCGCCATGATCGTGACGGAAGGCTTCCGGGATGTGCTCTATATCCGCGACGAACATCGCTATGACATGTTTGATCCCCAGATCGAATATCCGGACCCCCTGATCACCCGCGACGTCACCTGGGGCGTTAAAGAACGCATTTATGCCGATGGCACCGTCGGCCAGGACGTCGATGAAGCCGCCGTCCGCGAAGTCGCCCGTGAAATGATGGCCAAGAAAGTGGTGTCGGTTGCCGTTTGTCTGTTGAACAGTTACTGCAACCCCGCCAATGAGCAGGAAATTCGCCGTATTCTCAACGACGAAGCTCCTGAAATTTATGTGACCCTGTCCAGCGATGTCGCGCCGCAGATGCGGGAATATCTCCGGGCCAGCACCACGGCGGTCAACGCCTACGCCGTCCCGATCACCCGGCCTTATCTTAACGCCCTGATCGAAAAACTGAAAGAAACCGGGATCACAAACGAGCCCCTGATCATGCTGTCCAACGGCGGCGTAATCGGCGCCCGGGTTGCCGGTACATTTCCTGTACGCATGATTGAATCAGGCCCGGCCGCCGGCGCGCTTGTCGCCGGTCATATCGCCCGCAAATACGGTTTTGACAATCTGATTTCCTTCGATATGGGCGGGACAACCGCCAAAGCCTGCCTGATCCAGGACGGTTCTCCACTCGTGGTTGGTGATTTCGAGGTTGACCGTCAGTATCTGTTCAAACCGGGCAGCGGCATGCCGGTAACTGTACCTTCCATTGATATGATTGAAATCGGCGCCGGCGGCGGGTCCATCGCCCGCGTCGACAGTCTCGGCCTGTTGAAAGTGGGTCCCGACAGCGCCGGCTCTAACCCCGGCCCCGCCTGTTACGGCCGCGGTGGTACATCGGCCTGTGTCACCGATGCCGATGTCGTGCTCAGCATTCTGGACCCCGACAACTTCCTCAATGGCGACATGAAACTGGACATTACAAAATCCGAACAGGCCATTCAGCAACTGGCGGACAAACTGGACCTGTCCTTGAGAGAAACCGCCTGGGGCATCTTCAGCGTCGTTGGCGAATCCATGGCCGCCGCCGCCCGCGCGCATGCAACGGACCGGGGCATCAACTATCGCGGCCTGCCTCTGCTGGCTTTTGGCGGGGCGGGACCGGTTCACGCCTGTTATGTCGCCGATCGGCTGGAAAGCACACAGGTCATCTATCCACCAATGGCCAGCGTCCTCAGCGCCTTCGGCACCTTGGTGACCCCGGCCCGGCTTGATCTGGTGCGGGGCGGGTTGTCCAAACTGAAAGACCTGGACTGGTCAGGCATCGTACGCACCATCGAAACCATGCTTCTGGAAGGCGAAGCCGCCCTGATGGAAGCCGGTATTACCCGGGAAGCCGTGGCCTATGAATTCGCGGCCGATATGCGTTATTCAGGGCAACAGACCGAAGTCACCGTAAGTCTGGAGAGCGACCCGCGCGATACCCGCGATCCGGATCTTTTCCGCAACCGTTTTGAACAACAATATGCCGCTCTCTATGGCGTATGTCTCGACGATATGGACGTGGAAGTGGTCAACTGGCGGGTTACGGCCCACGGCGGCAACACAGGCCGCGAAGTCAATATCAAGCTTCCCGACAGCCCGGCCGACGCCAAATCAACCCGTGCGGTTTATCTGGAAGACCGCGCCGTAGACGTACCGGTCTATGATCGTCGGGCGCTCGCCGCCGGACAGGAAATAGAAGGTCCGGTCATTATCGAAGAACGCGAGACAACCGCCTTCATCCTGCCTGGCTGGACTATGTCGGTGCACACGGATGGCAGTCTCATCGCCACGAAACAAGAACAGGGAGATCAGTAA
- a CDS encoding hydantoinase B/oxoprolinase family protein: MDGIQLEIMWSNLISIVSEQAKALQRIAFSPIVREAGDLATALFDSEGRMVAQAITGTPGHINSLAAAAKQMIAIIPPEDIYPGDVLITNDPWLSAGHFFDITLLTPIFRNDKIIGYCGSTIHHTDIGGYGVGAGARDIHEEGLWIPVLKLYERDKPNDTLHKIIRRNVRTPDAIFGDLGAQTSSGRIGGERLNAMCDRYDLADIDELAEEIISRSEKATQDAIRDITPGTYHGETSFDVPGGEIITLKTAVTIDPDAGEILIDFEGSSAPSKLGINVVMAYTHAYSTFAIRSVLNPDLPNNAGSLAPIKVKAPKECIINAQYPSPVNARHVVGMYVPFPILKALSQVIPERTLAEGSGAVWTIQVQGHDQEGKPFTSSMFNYSGGMGARATKKGLSATCYPTGVSAVPIEVLEASIPIEFTCKELLPDTGGKGLYNGGDGQKIGFRMRSGAEWALNAIPSRLKTQAEGLEGGAPGAAGGFQINGVASNAAKKIAMAATDEVLMMTPGGGGMGKPA, from the coding sequence ATGGACGGCATTCAACTTGAAATCATGTGGAGTAACCTCATCAGCATAGTGAGCGAACAGGCCAAGGCGCTGCAACGCATTGCCTTTAGTCCGATCGTCCGTGAAGCCGGCGACCTCGCCACCGCCCTGTTTGATTCCGAAGGCCGCATGGTGGCCCAGGCCATCACCGGCACCCCCGGTCACATCAACTCATTAGCGGCGGCGGCAAAGCAAATGATCGCCATTATCCCGCCAGAAGATATCTACCCCGGCGACGTGCTGATCACCAATGACCCCTGGCTTTCTGCCGGACATTTTTTCGACATTACCCTTCTGACCCCGATTTTCCGTAATGACAAGATTATTGGATATTGCGGTTCCACCATCCATCATACAGATATTGGCGGATACGGGGTTGGCGCGGGGGCCCGCGACATTCACGAGGAAGGCTTGTGGATCCCTGTGCTGAAACTTTATGAACGGGACAAACCCAATGATACCCTTCATAAAATCATTCGCCGTAATGTGCGCACCCCGGACGCCATTTTCGGTGATCTGGGCGCCCAGACATCCAGCGGAAGAATCGGAGGCGAACGCCTCAACGCCATGTGTGACCGATACGACCTTGCGGATATTGACGAACTGGCTGAAGAAATCATTTCCCGGTCAGAAAAAGCCACCCAGGACGCCATCCGCGATATCACGCCAGGCACCTATCACGGAGAAACCAGTTTTGATGTGCCGGGCGGTGAGATCATCACCCTGAAAACCGCGGTGACCATTGATCCGGACGCGGGCGAAATTCTGATCGATTTCGAAGGCAGCTCCGCGCCAAGCAAACTGGGCATCAACGTGGTGATGGCCTATACCCATGCCTACAGCACTTTCGCCATCCGCAGCGTCCTGAATCCCGACCTGCCCAACAATGCCGGAAGTCTCGCCCCGATCAAGGTCAAGGCCCCGAAGGAATGCATCATCAATGCGCAATATCCGTCTCCTGTAAACGCCCGTCATGTGGTCGGCATGTATGTGCCGTTCCCCATTCTGAAAGCGTTGTCCCAGGTGATCCCGGAACGGACGCTGGCGGAAGGCTCCGGCGCGGTCTGGACCATTCAGGTTCAGGGCCATGATCAGGAAGGCAAGCCCTTCACCAGTTCCATGTTCAACTATTCCGGCGGCATGGGCGCGCGGGCGACCAAGAAGGGCCTGTCGGCAACCTGTTATCCCACCGGGGTATCGGCGGTGCCAATCGAGGTTCTCGAAGCGTCCATTCCGATCGAGTTCACCTGCAAGGAACTTCTACCCGACACTGGCGGCAAGGGATTGTACAACGGTGGTGACGGTCAAAAGATCGGTTTCCGCATGCGGTCTGGCGCCGAATGGGCATTGAACGCCATCCCCAGCCGCCTGAAAACCCAGGCCGAAGGTCTCGAGGGTGGCGCTCCGGGTGCTGCCGGCGGCTTCCAGATCAACGGCGTGGCCAGCAATGCCGCTAAAAAGATCGCCATGGCGGCCACCGACGAAGTTCTCATGATGACTCCGGGCGGCGGAGGTATGGGAAAACCTGCCTGA
- a CDS encoding VOC family protein has product MTYPNTLIFVDLTSDDPAAAGEFYAAVFGWENDPRPKGVFHRMVPGQNFLNPDKSQSQIGNLHLGIHNAANARPHPDPEGVAPRQVAETGRKARIWVMVSDDDSVERILGEAVKRGAEILWRNHFWAEFNGFNDAFRDPWGNEIILWGKGGDSPQVPDDYTRE; this is encoded by the coding sequence ATGACTTATCCCAACACATTGATTTTTGTTGACCTGACTTCTGATGACCCTGCTGCGGCGGGCGAATTCTATGCCGCTGTTTTTGGCTGGGAAAACGACCCACGCCCCAAAGGCGTCTTTCACCGCATGGTGCCCGGGCAGAACTTTTTGAACCCCGACAAAAGCCAGAGCCAGATCGGTAATCTGCATCTGGGCATCCATAATGCGGCCAATGCCCGGCCTCACCCGGATCCCGAAGGCGTCGCCCCCCGGCAAGTGGCCGAAACCGGCCGCAAAGCCCGGATCTGGGTAATGGTCAGTGATGATGATTCCGTTGAACGCATTCTCGGCGAAGCAGTCAAACGCGGCGCAGAAATTCTCTGGCGCAATCACTTCTGGGCTGAATTCAATGGATTTAATGACGCCTTCCGTGACCCGTGGGGCAATGAAATCATCCTTTGGGGCAAAGGAGGAGACAGCCCTCAGGTTCCGGACGATTACACTCGGGAATAG
- a CDS encoding TauD/TfdA dioxygenase family protein, whose protein sequence is MSNDVKLDIRELKPGFGAEVTNVDIPTADAATRAKLVETFHHHGALLLRNQKMTPDELLSYLSLFGEPEGHTLAQYTLPGYPNIYILSNREENGRPIGAHNDGVGWHTDYSYKEEPVQNTMLYALEVPPTGSDTLIADCCAAYNALTPERQKELDGLVLHHSYKYFMENREYGSMKLSKELEEQNPDVFHPLIRTHPADGRKALWVSTGTVKEIVGMPNPEGLELIDELVDFVTQEKFTYRHKWQVGDVLTWDNRCTLHTGTVYDDEKYYRVMHRLWAKGDKPY, encoded by the coding sequence ATGAGTAATGACGTTAAGTTGGATATCCGGGAACTGAAACCCGGTTTCGGGGCGGAGGTGACCAATGTGGATATTCCCACAGCGGACGCGGCAACGCGGGCCAAACTGGTTGAAACCTTTCATCACCACGGAGCTCTTCTGCTGCGAAACCAGAAAATGACGCCGGATGAACTGCTTTCATACCTCAGCCTGTTCGGTGAGCCGGAGGGCCATACCCTGGCCCAATATACCCTGCCGGGATATCCCAATATTTATATCCTGTCCAATCGGGAAGAAAATGGTCGCCCCATCGGGGCCCATAATGACGGCGTCGGTTGGCATACGGATTATTCCTACAAAGAAGAGCCGGTGCAAAACACCATGCTGTATGCGCTGGAAGTTCCCCCGACAGGAAGTGATACCCTGATCGCCGACTGTTGTGCGGCATATAACGCTCTTACCCCTGAGCGGCAAAAAGAACTGGATGGTCTTGTTCTGCATCATAGCTATAAATATTTCATGGAAAACCGCGAGTATGGCAGCATGAAACTGAGCAAGGAACTGGAAGAGCAGAACCCGGACGTCTTTCATCCATTGATCCGGACTCATCCGGCGGATGGCCGCAAGGCATTATGGGTCAGCACCGGTACGGTCAAGGAAATTGTTGGCATGCCGAACCCGGAAGGCTTGGAATTGATTGATGAATTGGTTGATTTTGTCACTCAGGAGAAATTCACCTATCGTCACAAATGGCAGGTTGGTGATGTGCTGACCTGGGACAACCGCTGCACGTTGCATACCGGCACGGTGTATGACGATGAGAAATATTACCGGGTTATGCACCGGTTGTGGGCCAAAGGGGACAAACCTTACTAA
- a CDS encoding aromatic ring-hydroxylating oxygenase subunit alpha, with protein sequence MHKSLLNDQFFNSLDSSVLPVEEAETLPPGCYTDAEFYEFEKEALFNHEWLCVGRESWAKEAGDYFTTTLIGEPIIVVRNRQGDLKAMSSVCQHRAMLVAEGHGNARAFMCPYHHWTYSLDGDLLNGPAMEKTCDFSKTDIKLPTFKVEVWLGFVFINFDDQAAPLAPRLEAVAKILEPYDLANAEGSKPEEADKFPWNWKVMFENNNDGYHASRLHGGHYHDFVPSELSSFPDMPADTAGYCRLNGTTHSDASFNASQKALLPVFPNLKDADRNQMLFANIPPTLSLVLTNDMVFYLNVRANGPESHEMDTGLLVAPGAMDSPAFEDCLAANMATAQKIMAQDQHVDEMVQVGLRSRFAIRGRYSWQESAQQQLNSWLVPRYQDCWDKMKKTGMVSRPAKAAPGQCSDTSALCEKGEA encoded by the coding sequence ATGCATAAGTCTCTGCTGAATGATCAGTTCTTTAACAGTCTCGACAGCTCTGTCCTCCCCGTCGAGGAGGCAGAAACCCTGCCGCCTGGTTGTTATACCGATGCGGAATTCTATGAATTTGAAAAAGAAGCGCTGTTCAATCATGAATGGCTCTGCGTCGGACGCGAATCCTGGGCGAAAGAGGCCGGAGATTACTTTACCACCACACTGATTGGCGAACCCATCATTGTCGTGCGCAACCGTCAGGGCGACCTCAAGGCGATGTCATCTGTCTGTCAGCACCGGGCGATGCTTGTCGCCGAAGGCCACGGTAATGCCCGCGCCTTTATGTGTCCCTATCATCACTGGACATATTCTCTCGACGGTGACCTTCTAAATGGTCCGGCCATGGAAAAAACCTGTGATTTCAGCAAAACCGACATCAAACTCCCGACCTTCAAGGTGGAAGTCTGGCTTGGATTTGTCTTTATCAACTTTGATGACCAGGCCGCCCCTTTGGCCCCGCGCCTGGAAGCCGTCGCCAAAATTCTCGAACCCTACGACCTGGCCAATGCCGAGGGCAGCAAACCGGAAGAAGCCGACAAGTTCCCCTGGAACTGGAAAGTGATGTTCGAAAACAACAATGACGGCTATCACGCCAGCCGGTTGCACGGCGGACATTACCATGATTTTGTCCCCAGCGAACTGTCCAGTTTCCCGGACATGCCCGCCGACACCGCCGGCTATTGCCGCCTGAACGGTACAACCCACAGCGACGCCAGTTTCAATGCCAGCCAAAAGGCTTTGTTGCCCGTATTTCCCAACCTGAAGGATGCTGACCGCAATCAAATGCTGTTCGCCAATATTCCGCCAACCCTGTCTCTGGTTCTGACCAATGATATGGTCTTTTATCTTAATGTCCGGGCGAACGGACCCGAAAGCCATGAAATGGATACCGGCCTTCTCGTGGCGCCGGGTGCTATGGATAGTCCTGCTTTTGAAGATTGCCTCGCCGCCAATATGGCCACCGCGCAGAAAATTATGGCTCAGGACCAACATGTCGATGAAATGGTTCAGGTGGGCCTGCGCTCTCGCTTCGCCATCCGGGGCCGCTACTCCTGGCAGGAAAGCGCCCAACAGCAACTGAATTCATGGCTGGTGCCCCGCTATCAGGACTGCTGGGATAAAATGAAGAAAACCGGAATGGTTTCCCGCCCGGCCAAGGCCGCGCCAGGGCAATGCAGCGACACCAGCGCCCTGTGTGAGAAGGGGGAAGCCTGA
- the ygiD gene encoding 4,5-DOPA dioxygenase extradiol: MSSPHRMPVVFFGHGSPTNALENNVSTKTWAKIARNIVKTAGRPKAILCISAHWCTRGTAVTAMQKPRTIHDFGRGLPGPLFDLQYPAPGAPELAKRVQDLLSPLPVTLDHNWGLDHGTWAVLLKAFPQADIPVIQLSMDARKPIEWHYQLGQRLRQLRDEGVLIIGSGNVVHNLGRMDWSPAAKPYDWAIRFNDLVRDCITDNTPERLFDLDLLGQDASLSVPDLDHFWPLFYVLGARDGTDKLTLDPDFIQYKSLSMMSFVLQHPKA, from the coding sequence ATGAGCTCTCCTCACAGAATGCCGGTCGTCTTTTTTGGACACGGCAGCCCGACCAATGCTCTGGAGAATAATGTCTCGACCAAAACCTGGGCCAAGATCGCCCGGAATATAGTCAAGACAGCGGGGCGCCCCAAGGCAATCCTGTGCATTTCCGCGCATTGGTGTACCCGGGGCACAGCGGTAACCGCCATGCAGAAGCCGCGCACCATCCATGATTTCGGACGCGGTCTGCCGGGGCCTCTGTTTGACCTTCAATATCCCGCACCGGGCGCCCCTGAACTGGCCAAGCGCGTTCAGGACCTGCTCTCGCCGCTGCCGGTCACACTGGACCATAACTGGGGACTGGATCATGGCACCTGGGCGGTTCTGCTCAAGGCCTTCCCCCAGGCCGATATTCCGGTAATCCAGCTCAGCATGGATGCCCGCAAGCCGATCGAATGGCACTATCAACTCGGGCAACGGCTGCGTCAGTTGCGGGACGAAGGCGTGTTGATCATCGGCAGCGGCAATGTGGTTCATAATCTGGGTCGTATGGACTGGAGTCCGGCAGCAAAGCCTTATGACTGGGCGATACGCTTTAATGATCTGGTCCGGGATTGCATCACGGACAATACGCCGGAAAGACTGTTTGACCTTGACCTTCTGGGTCAGGACGCCAGTCTGTCGGTACCTGATCTCGATCACTTCTGGCCCCTGTTTTATGTTCTGGGAGCCCGCGATGGAACAGACAAGCTGACCCTTGATCCCGATTTTATCCAGTATAAATCACTCAGCATGATGAGCTTTGTGCTGCAACACCCGAAAGCCTGA
- a CDS encoding helix-turn-helix domain-containing protein gives MKTWQFTTEAFPESERQNAWLSAMDRLCLPLGNLPKTDNFRGSVSCIISPLGLEFARVDADPQEISGQYPPQEEAIWLTLLLEGEAMLIHEENSIKLIPDDIIYGPTAVGATLKFTSRFRQIFIKLPRLAINPRLISPLSLTLGHLPGQSGINHVLSGMLRALADGLDDINDAQLRPVELALTELLLTCIAEQKGILSIGNAANTRADNLHRICQTIETLLGDPDLAPAQVAEAHGVSLRYMQKLFTLADKTFSNYVRTRRLERCRADLVSPLYSQISITEICFRWGFNSSAYFSRSFRDLYGISPRDFRRQHTPQDQDETA, from the coding sequence ATGAAAACCTGGCAGTTCACAACAGAGGCATTCCCTGAATCCGAGCGTCAAAATGCCTGGCTTTCCGCTATGGACCGTCTGTGCCTGCCCCTTGGAAATCTGCCGAAAACTGACAATTTCCGTGGCAGTGTATCTTGCATCATTTCTCCTTTGGGGCTTGAATTCGCCCGGGTCGATGCCGACCCCCAGGAAATTTCCGGACAATACCCCCCTCAGGAAGAAGCCATCTGGCTGACCCTGCTTCTGGAAGGCGAGGCAATGCTGATTCATGAAGAAAACAGCATCAAGCTTATTCCCGACGACATCATATATGGTCCCACGGCTGTCGGGGCCACCTTGAAATTCACCAGCCGTTTCCGCCAGATATTCATCAAATTGCCCCGTCTGGCCATTAACCCCCGCCTGATTTCTCCCTTGTCCCTGACCTTGGGACACTTGCCGGGCCAAAGCGGCATCAATCATGTGCTCTCGGGTATGCTGCGCGCGCTGGCCGATGGTCTGGATGATATCAATGACGCCCAGCTGCGACCTGTTGAACTGGCCCTGACCGAGCTTCTCCTGACCTGCATCGCCGAACAAAAGGGCATTCTCTCGATTGGCAATGCCGCCAATACAAGGGCCGATAACCTGCACCGCATCTGTCAAACCATCGAGACCCTGCTCGGCGATCCCGACCTCGCCCCGGCACAAGTGGCAGAAGCACACGGCGTCTCCTTGCGGTATATGCAGAAACTGTTCACACTGGCCGATAAAACATTCAGCAATTACGTCCGGACGCGCCGGCTTGAACGCTGCCGGGCGGACCTTGTCAGCCCCCTGTACAGCCAAATTTCCATTACAGAAATCTGTTTCCGGTGGGGGTTCAACAGTTCTGCTTATTTCAGCCGCTCTTTCCGTGACCTTTATGGCATTTCGCCTCGGGATTTTCGCCGCCAGCATACCCCGCAAGACCAGGACGAAACCGCTTGA
- a CDS encoding cupin domain-containing protein — protein MTQKTRVYNWDDLPKEVVRDGVSRAGFRGDNVLMVMNWLEPGMETNPHSHPFEQVAYIVQGRIRFHVADEVIEGGPGSMIRIPPNVVHYGEPIGDEPVMNLDIFSPIREDYRHLVDYQQPDFDQE, from the coding sequence ATGACTCAAAAAACACGGGTCTATAACTGGGATGATTTGCCAAAAGAAGTCGTACGGGACGGGGTTTCCCGCGCCGGTTTTCGCGGCGACAATGTGCTTATGGTCATGAACTGGCTTGAACCAGGCATGGAAACCAATCCCCACAGTCACCCTTTTGAGCAGGTTGCCTATATTGTTCAGGGCCGTATCCGCTTTCATGTCGCCGACGAAGTCATAGAAGGTGGCCCCGGCAGCATGATTCGCATTCCCCCCAATGTGGTGCATTACGGCGAGCCGATCGGAGACGAACCAGTGATGAATCTCGATATCTTTAGCCCCATCCGGGAAGATTATCGCCATCTGGTGGACTATCAGCAGCCCGACTTCGATCAGGAATGA
- a CDS encoding HpcH/HpaI aldolase family protein — protein MQHFARQHALKQRIRSGQPTCGLFIKIPAPQIIELMAAADFDFLVLDAEHAPFGVDRLDSCLLAARAVEIPVLVRVPDHHPSHIQNALDLGAAGVIIPHITSAQDAGAAVSAATYRQGRRGFAASHRAARYGALTADAYREASDNSTIIIGQIEDAAAVDAIDQIAAIPGLDALFIGCADLAVSYGFNLSDTSRLEHPVRTICEAGRTQQKTLGIFLPDLGQVADWHAKGISLYFIASDQTLLTRAADNLSAAFKDAFASKNP, from the coding sequence ATGCAGCACTTCGCCCGCCAACACGCCCTGAAACAGCGCATCCGCAGCGGACAGCCCACTTGCGGGCTGTTCATAAAAATTCCCGCGCCGCAGATTATAGAACTCATGGCGGCGGCTGACTTTGACTTTCTGGTGCTCGACGCCGAACATGCGCCCTTTGGCGTCGACCGTCTTGACAGCTGTCTTCTGGCGGCCCGCGCCGTTGAAATTCCGGTGCTTGTCCGGGTGCCGGATCATCATCCATCCCACATCCAGAACGCTCTTGATCTAGGGGCCGCCGGGGTCATCATTCCTCATATTACATCGGCTCAGGATGCCGGCGCCGCCGTATCCGCCGCCACGTATCGACAAGGCCGCCGCGGCTTCGCCGCCTCTCATCGGGCGGCCCGCTACGGCGCGTTAACCGCGGACGCCTACCGGGAAGCCAGCGATAACAGCACCATTATCATCGGCCAGATAGAAGATGCCGCCGCCGTGGACGCCATTGATCAGATCGCCGCCATCCCTGGCCTTGATGCGCTGTTTATCGGATGTGCGGACTTGGCAGTGTCTTATGGTTTTAACCTCTCGGATACCAGCCGACTGGAGCACCCAGTCCGTACCATCTGTGAAGCCGGCCGCACCCAGCAAAAAACACTGGGTATTTTCCTGCCCGACCTCGGCCAGGTTGCCGATTGGCATGCGAAAGGGATCAGCCTGTATTTTATCGCCAGCGATCAAACCCTTCTGACCCGTGCGGCAGATAACCTGAGCGCCGCGTTCAAAGACGCCTTTGCATCAAAGAACCCATAA